In Jejubacter calystegiae, the following are encoded in one genomic region:
- the asr gene encoding acid resistance repetitive basic protein Asr has product MNKVYALAIAAAMGLSSAAFAADTTPAQGAPAAKPAATQQHHKKAHHHKTKATEQKGQAAKKQAHKAPQKKHHQASKPAAKKPAA; this is encoded by the coding sequence ATGAACAAGGTATATGCACTGGCTATCGCTGCCGCAATGGGGCTCTCTTCTGCCGCTTTCGCCGCCGATACCACTCCGGCGCAGGGCGCACCGGCGGCAAAACCGGCCGCGACTCAGCAGCACCATAAAAAAGCGCACCACCACAAAACCAAAGCAACTGAGCAGAAAGGCCAGGCGGCGAAAAAGCAGGCTCACAAAGCCCCTCAGAAAAAACACCATCAGGCCAGCAAGCCCGCCGCTAAAAAACCGGCCGCCTGA
- a CDS encoding amino acid permease: MSKIWSKEETLWSFALYGTAVGAGTLFLPIQLGAAGSVVLLITLLVAWPLTYWPHRALCQFILSSGASGEEGITGAVKRYYGRKIGNLITTLYFVAFFVVVLIYAVAITNSLTEQLASHITITPSVRVMVSLTVVLVLNLIFLTGRHITIKVMGMLVFPLIAYFLFLSLWLTGSWQTAHFTEQLQVTRQTLHQVWISIPVMVFAFSHTPIISTFAVARRQRCGDGAMDNCKKIMKVAYLIICLSVLFFVFSCLLAIPAPYIVEAKEKGLTILSALAITPDAPAWLGISGIIVAVVAMSKSFLGTYFGVIEGATEITKSALDRVGVKRSRAFNRAISVMAVSTITFVVCCINPNAISMISAISGPLIAIILFIMPTLSTFIIPALKPYRSLANLITLAVGLLCVSVMFIG; the protein is encoded by the coding sequence ATGTCTAAAATCTGGTCAAAAGAAGAAACTTTGTGGAGTTTTGCCTTATATGGCACTGCTGTTGGTGCGGGTACGCTGTTTCTGCCCATTCAGCTTGGCGCCGCTGGCTCCGTGGTCCTGCTGATTACGCTACTGGTCGCCTGGCCGTTAACCTACTGGCCCCATCGGGCGCTGTGCCAGTTTATTCTTTCGTCCGGCGCCTCCGGCGAAGAGGGCATTACCGGCGCAGTAAAGCGCTACTATGGTCGAAAGATCGGCAATCTGATCACCACCCTCTATTTTGTCGCCTTTTTTGTGGTGGTGCTGATTTATGCCGTGGCCATCACCAATTCGCTGACGGAACAGCTGGCGAGCCATATCACCATCACTCCATCGGTGCGGGTCATGGTCAGTCTTACCGTGGTGCTGGTGCTGAATCTGATCTTCCTGACCGGGCGCCATATCACCATTAAGGTGATGGGCATGCTGGTGTTTCCGCTAATCGCTTACTTTCTGTTTCTGTCGCTATGGCTGACCGGCAGCTGGCAGACCGCCCACTTTACCGAGCAGTTGCAGGTCACCAGACAGACCCTGCATCAGGTATGGATCTCCATTCCCGTGATGGTGTTCGCCTTCAGCCATACCCCTATTATCTCGACCTTTGCGGTAGCTCGCCGCCAGCGCTGCGGCGACGGCGCCATGGACAACTGCAAGAAGATAATGAAGGTGGCCTACCTGATTATCTGCCTGAGCGTGCTGTTCTTTGTCTTTAGCTGCCTGCTGGCGATTCCCGCGCCCTATATTGTGGAAGCCAAAGAGAAAGGGCTGACGATTCTTTCCGCGCTGGCCATAACGCCAGACGCCCCCGCCTGGTTGGGGATCTCCGGGATTATCGTGGCGGTGGTCGCCATGTCCAAGTCGTTTCTGGGCACCTATTTCGGCGTGATAGAAGGCGCAACGGAAATCACCAAATCCGCACTGGACCGGGTGGGCGTTAAGCGTAGCCGGGCCTTTAACCGGGCGATTTCGGTCATGGCCGTCTCCACCATTACCTTTGTGGTGTGCTGCATTAATCCCAACGCGATTTCGATGATCTCCGCCATCAGCGGGCCGCTTATCGCCATCATTCTGTTTATTATGCCAACGCTGTCCACCTTCATTATTCCGGCGCTTAAGCCTTACCGGTCACTGGCCAACCTGATTACCCTGGCGGTAGGTCTTCTGTGTGTTTCGGTGATGTTTATAGGATGA
- a CDS encoding 2-hydroxyacid dehydrogenase encodes MITDILLIQPVPDLIDSALKDRYRVHRWYDMADREAFLATGAAGIQAVVTGGSFGLPNSIMDRLPALKIVAISGIGTDAVDLARARDRGIHVTTTPGVLTDDVADMAMGLMMMTLRDLVTGDRLVRAGQWGSVTQPLAVRVTGKRLGIVGLGQVGHAIAQRAQAFAMPVRYHSRRPRPESGYRYVDNLIALAQESDILVVAASADSQQAIITADVLRSLGPQGYLINVARGKLVDEEALIAALDQGQIAGAGLDVFASEPHVPAALLAHPGVVVQPHRASATRETRLAMGEIVLQNLAACAAGQRPPTSVTG; translated from the coding sequence GTGATAACCGATATTCTGCTGATCCAGCCAGTTCCGGATCTTATCGATAGTGCGCTGAAAGACCGTTATCGGGTGCATCGCTGGTATGACATGGCCGATCGGGAGGCTTTTCTCGCTACCGGTGCCGCCGGGATTCAGGCGGTGGTCACCGGCGGTTCATTTGGTTTGCCCAATAGCATCATGGATCGCCTGCCGGCGCTGAAGATTGTGGCCATTAGCGGCATCGGTACCGATGCCGTGGATCTGGCGCGGGCCAGAGATCGCGGCATTCACGTGACCACCACGCCGGGCGTACTGACCGACGATGTAGCCGACATGGCGATGGGATTAATGATGATGACTCTGCGCGATCTGGTGACGGGCGATCGCCTGGTGCGCGCCGGTCAGTGGGGCTCAGTCACTCAGCCGCTGGCAGTACGGGTCACCGGCAAGCGACTGGGCATTGTGGGGCTGGGGCAGGTGGGGCACGCCATTGCACAACGGGCGCAGGCGTTCGCCATGCCGGTGCGGTACCACTCCCGACGGCCCCGCCCGGAAAGCGGTTATCGCTATGTCGACAACCTGATCGCCCTGGCCCAGGAGAGCGACATTCTGGTGGTGGCGGCTTCGGCGGATAGCCAGCAGGCGATTATTACCGCCGATGTTCTGCGCTCGCTCGGGCCGCAGGGTTATCTGATTAACGTGGCGCGCGGCAAGCTGGTCGATGAAGAGGCGTTGATCGCCGCGCTGGATCAGGGGCAGATCGCCGGTGCCGGGTTGGATGTGTTCGCCAGCGAGCCGCACGTTCCTGCCGCGCTGCTGGCGCACCCCGGCGTAGTGGTACAGCCGCACCGCGCCAGCGCCACCCGGGAAACGCGCCTTGCCATGGGGGAGATAGTACTGCAAAACCTGGCCGCCTGCGCCGCCGGGCAACGCCCGCCAACCTCGGTAACCGGTTGA
- a CDS encoding MFS transporter gives MNIKESSIAAPRDEALNVARRGYLRYIILALIFVVTVINYADRAILSIAGTSVAQDVHLDPMQLGMVFSAFGWAYALGQVPGGWLLDRFGARRVYGCSIVLWSLFTALQGLVESLGLMAISAMLFLFVMRFALGLVEAPAFPANSRIVTCWFPTRERGTASSLFNSAQYLAVAIFTPLMAWLTASLGWQHVFFVMGGVGLALGVVWFWFYHEPHQHRRLSGAEMAHMRANGALVDMELNRKSHREPVTWHKLLQLFRHRNLWAVYIGQYCITALTYFFITWFPIYLIKERGMSILEAGFSAAIPAVCGFTGGILGGVLSDYLIRKGAHPSLARKIPFTLGMFLAMGLVLTNFVDANAAVIGLMAVAFFGKGLSAVGWATMSDIAPAGMIGLSGGVFNGLGNIAGIVTPVVIGYVVSTTGSFSDAIWFVALHCLVGLLAYAVIARRFERVVIKE, from the coding sequence ATGAATATCAAAGAGTCTTCAATCGCGGCCCCGCGTGACGAGGCGTTAAACGTCGCGCGGCGCGGCTATCTGCGCTATATCATTCTGGCGTTGATCTTTGTGGTGACGGTCATCAACTATGCCGATCGGGCAATTCTTTCTATAGCCGGCACCAGCGTGGCTCAGGATGTCCATCTGGATCCGATGCAGTTAGGCATGGTTTTTTCCGCTTTTGGCTGGGCCTATGCGCTTGGGCAGGTGCCTGGTGGCTGGCTGCTGGACCGCTTTGGCGCCCGGCGGGTATACGGGTGCAGTATTGTGCTCTGGTCGCTGTTTACCGCCTTGCAGGGGTTGGTAGAAAGTCTGGGGTTGATGGCGATCTCCGCCATGCTGTTCCTGTTTGTGATGCGTTTTGCCCTGGGGCTGGTGGAAGCCCCGGCCTTTCCCGCCAATTCACGTATCGTTACCTGCTGGTTTCCCACCCGGGAGCGGGGAACGGCCTCGTCGCTGTTCAATTCGGCGCAGTATCTGGCGGTCGCGATCTTTACCCCGCTGATGGCCTGGCTGACCGCAAGCCTGGGCTGGCAGCACGTCTTCTTCGTGATGGGCGGCGTGGGGCTGGCGCTGGGCGTAGTCTGGTTCTGGTTTTATCACGAGCCGCATCAACACCGGCGCCTGAGTGGGGCCGAGATGGCGCATATGCGCGCCAACGGGGCGCTGGTGGATATGGAACTCAACCGTAAATCCCACCGGGAACCGGTCACCTGGCATAAGCTGCTGCAACTGTTCCGCCATCGTAATCTGTGGGCGGTCTATATCGGTCAGTACTGCATTACGGCGCTGACTTATTTCTTTATCACCTGGTTTCCTATTTACCTGATTAAAGAACGCGGCATGTCGATTCTGGAGGCCGGTTTCAGCGCTGCCATTCCCGCAGTGTGTGGCTTTACCGGCGGTATTCTGGGTGGCGTACTGTCTGACTATTTAATTCGTAAAGGGGCTCATCCTTCCCTGGCCCGTAAAATTCCGTTCACGCTGGGAATGTTTCTGGCCATGGGGTTGGTACTGACCAATTTTGTGGATGCCAACGCCGCGGTGATTGGGCTGATGGCGGTCGCCTTCTTTGGCAAAGGCCTGAGCGCGGTGGGCTGGGCGACCATGTCGGATATCGCGCCAGCGGGAATGATTGGCCTGAGCGGCGGGGTGTTTAACGGCCTGGGCAATATCGCCGGAATCGTCACCCCGGTGGTGATTGGGTATGTGGTCTCCACCACCGGTTCGTTCAGCGATGCCATCTGGTTTGTGGCGCTGCACTGCCTGGTGGGGCTGCTGGCTTACGCGGTGATTGCCCGGCGTTTTGAACGGGTGGTGATCAAAGAGTAG
- a CDS encoding trypsin-like serine peptidase, producing MHKTIVLLLGALCLVSVNATADDADNLSAAQIKTLFFGQDDRVPVTDPTLSPWDAIGQLETASGNLCTATLIAPNLALTAGHCLLSPPKASPDRAVALRFVSLKGVWRYEIHGIEGRAATGLGRLLKPDGDGWIIPPAAASKDYGLIVLRYAPSGIMPLRLFKGSRSELTAALKEAGRKVMQSGYPEDHLDTLYMHQECLITGWAQQGVLSHQCDTLPGDSGSPLLLRRNGSWELIGIQSSAPAPDDRARADNRAIAVTAFREQLDGLAK from the coding sequence ATGCATAAAACCATTGTGTTGTTACTGGGTGCGCTCTGTCTGGTGTCTGTGAATGCCACGGCTGACGATGCAGACAACCTCAGCGCCGCCCAAATTAAGACGCTCTTTTTCGGTCAGGACGATCGCGTGCCGGTCACCGACCCCACTCTTTCTCCCTGGGACGCCATCGGACAACTGGAAACCGCCAGCGGTAATCTGTGCACCGCCACCCTTATTGCTCCAAATCTGGCATTAACCGCAGGCCACTGCCTGCTCTCTCCACCGAAGGCCAGCCCGGATCGTGCGGTGGCGCTGCGCTTTGTGTCGCTAAAAGGGGTCTGGCGCTATGAAATTCACGGTATTGAAGGGCGAGCGGCCACGGGGCTGGGGCGCCTGCTGAAGCCGGACGGCGATGGCTGGATTATTCCCCCCGCCGCCGCGTCGAAGGATTACGGGCTGATCGTGCTGCGCTATGCCCCATCGGGCATTATGCCTCTGCGGTTATTTAAGGGGAGCCGTAGCGAACTGACTGCAGCACTGAAAGAGGCGGGTCGCAAGGTCATGCAGTCCGGATATCCGGAAGATCACCTTGATACTCTCTATATGCATCAGGAATGCCTGATTACCGGATGGGCCCAGCAGGGCGTGCTGTCACATCAGTGCGATACCCTGCCCGGTGACAGCGGCTCACCTCTGCTGCTCAGGCGCAACGGTAGCTGGGAGCTCATTGGTATTCAGAGTTCCGCCCCGGCGCCTGACGATCGCGCCCGGGCGGATAACCGCGCCATTGCAGTCACGGCCTTTCGCGAACAGCTGGACGGGCTGGCAAAGTAA
- a CDS encoding gluconate 2-dehydrogenase subunit 3 family protein, with amino-acid sequence MVLERPTSRRKFLMGALMAIPVSALIAKGLTAAQAAEMAAPDLADYQPVFFSADEWQFILAATDRLIPAGGNGKAPGALETNVPVFIDQQLDGDFGQEIYMQGPFNPRAPATMGYQIPFYPQKIYQRGIQLVNQWCQQQMNQSFNKLTPAQQDDVLSRLQKNKVDFAALGEENMQPSHLFSQLLADTKHGYLSDPMYGGNKGMKAWIAIGFPGARASYLEWVKQHNIPYPLGPVSIQGARA; translated from the coding sequence ATGGTGTTAGAACGACCAACTTCCAGGCGAAAATTCCTGATGGGGGCGTTGATGGCAATACCTGTCAGCGCGCTGATCGCGAAAGGATTGACCGCAGCTCAGGCTGCGGAAATGGCTGCTCCCGATCTGGCTGATTATCAACCTGTCTTTTTCTCCGCTGATGAATGGCAGTTTATTCTGGCGGCTACCGACCGTCTGATTCCCGCAGGCGGTAATGGTAAAGCGCCCGGGGCGCTGGAAACCAATGTGCCAGTCTTTATCGATCAGCAACTGGATGGCGATTTTGGGCAGGAAATTTACATGCAGGGGCCGTTTAATCCCCGGGCCCCGGCAACCATGGGATATCAGATCCCGTTTTATCCGCAAAAGATCTATCAGCGCGGTATCCAACTGGTCAATCAGTGGTGTCAGCAGCAGATGAACCAGTCGTTTAACAAACTGACCCCGGCGCAACAGGACGATGTTCTGAGTCGCCTGCAGAAAAATAAGGTGGATTTTGCCGCTCTGGGTGAGGAGAACATGCAGCCTTCTCATCTTTTCAGCCAGTTACTGGCTGATACCAAACATGGTTATCTTTCCGATCCCATGTATGGCGGCAACAAGGGAATGAAGGCCTGGATTGCTATCGGCTTTCCGGGGGCTCGAGCCAGCTATCTGGAGTGGGTGAAGCAGCACAACATTCCTTACCCACTGGGGCCGGTCAGTATTCAGGGCGCACGCGCCTGA
- a CDS encoding GMC family oxidoreductase, giving the protein MAQITKKEVDVVVCGLGWAGSLMSIELAMAGLTVRALEKGPDRSYDDFAYPKPADEYAYAVRNKVMTTPAASAVTVRYTMNDTALPTRKWGAFVPGGGVGGSGLHWTGVLIRPTPTDIKLKSYVDEAYRPGILQEDMRVRDFPFSWEEIEPWFDKFERICGQSGKTGNLRGQIQEGGDPFEGPRSNPYPLPPLEDTLNNVMFAEAAKKLGYHPFPNPSAAASRAWTNPYGNQIAPCNYCGYCSKYPCLNYSKASPQTAVMDALKRMDNFSYEVNANVLKVVLHDDKKTAKGVIYIDEQGNECFQPAKIVVLSSFQLYNVHLMLLSGIGKPYDPVTEEGVVGRNYAFLSNGGATLFFKDKHFNPFVAAGPTGQMFNDISPGNFDGPGLGFLGGAKIHSSQATGTPMSAALPKGTPSWGAGWKEGLEEWYGHSMKVSITTTCMSYRDVYLDLDPTYTNEHGQPLLRITFNWKQNELKLQQYLKGIVGNIVQELNPDSASMSFLPMDADFDLTKYVSTHNVGGAIMGDDPKTSALNKYLQCWDVHNVFVPGGNAFPQNFQANPTDTIGAITLMAAQAIKDRYLNNPGPLVQV; this is encoded by the coding sequence ATGGCACAGATTACTAAAAAAGAAGTCGACGTTGTCGTCTGCGGCCTCGGCTGGGCCGGGTCGTTGATGAGTATTGAACTGGCGATGGCGGGGCTGACCGTCAGAGCACTGGAAAAAGGCCCCGATCGTAGCTACGACGATTTCGCCTATCCTAAACCAGCAGATGAGTACGCCTACGCGGTTCGCAATAAGGTAATGACGACTCCCGCGGCCTCCGCCGTTACCGTGCGTTACACCATGAATGATACGGCGCTACCAACCCGTAAATGGGGCGCCTTTGTGCCCGGCGGCGGCGTGGGCGGTTCGGGATTACACTGGACGGGGGTATTGATTCGCCCGACGCCGACCGACATCAAGCTGAAAAGCTATGTGGATGAAGCTTATCGTCCGGGGATCCTCCAGGAGGATATGCGGGTGCGCGATTTTCCCTTTAGCTGGGAGGAAATTGAACCCTGGTTTGATAAGTTTGAGCGCATCTGCGGCCAGTCGGGGAAAACCGGTAATCTGCGCGGGCAGATTCAGGAAGGCGGAGATCCCTTCGAAGGCCCGCGCTCGAACCCGTATCCATTGCCACCACTGGAAGATACCCTTAATAACGTGATGTTTGCCGAGGCGGCGAAAAAGCTTGGGTATCATCCGTTTCCTAATCCGTCCGCAGCGGCATCCCGGGCCTGGACCAATCCTTATGGCAATCAGATTGCCCCCTGTAACTACTGCGGCTACTGCAGTAAGTATCCTTGCCTGAACTACTCCAAGGCGTCTCCTCAGACGGCGGTGATGGACGCGCTGAAGCGCATGGATAACTTTTCTTATGAAGTTAACGCCAACGTGCTGAAAGTTGTACTGCACGATGATAAGAAGACGGCGAAAGGGGTTATCTACATTGATGAGCAGGGCAATGAATGCTTCCAGCCCGCAAAGATTGTGGTGTTGAGCAGCTTCCAGCTCTATAACGTCCACCTGATGCTGCTGTCGGGGATTGGCAAGCCTTACGATCCGGTGACGGAAGAAGGCGTGGTTGGCCGCAACTATGCGTTTCTTTCCAACGGTGGGGCGACGCTGTTCTTTAAAGATAAGCACTTTAATCCCTTCGTTGCCGCCGGCCCGACGGGCCAGATGTTTAACGATATCTCACCCGGAAACTTCGATGGGCCAGGGTTGGGGTTTCTGGGGGGCGCCAAGATTCACAGCTCCCAGGCGACCGGTACGCCAATGAGCGCTGCGCTGCCGAAAGGGACGCCGTCCTGGGGCGCAGGCTGGAAAGAGGGGCTTGAAGAGTGGTATGGCCATTCCATGAAGGTGAGTATCACGACTACCTGTATGTCATATCGGGATGTGTATCTGGATCTTGATCCGACCTACACCAATGAGCATGGCCAGCCGCTGCTGCGTATTACCTTTAACTGGAAACAGAATGAACTGAAGCTACAGCAATACCTGAAAGGCATTGTGGGCAATATTGTGCAGGAGCTGAATCCCGATAGCGCCAGCATGAGTTTTCTGCCGATGGACGCTGACTTCGACCTGACCAAATATGTCTCTACCCATAACGTGGGCGGCGCCATTATGGGCGATGACCCCAAAACGTCGGCGCTCAACAAATACCTCCAGTGCTGGGATGTCCACAACGTGTTTGTACCGGGTGGTAACGCCTTTCCGCAAAATTTCCAGGCAAATCCAACGGACACTATCGGCGCCATTACTCTCATGGCGGCTCAGGCTATC
- a CDS encoding GNAT family N-acetyltransferase: MTLNIRAMAPEDTPYGLALSQQVGWPHRLEDWQQSLALGRGLVAEEDGRIVGTTLYWLWGDRSATVGLVIVDPGCQGRGIGRELLRQTLDKLEGYNVRLHATAAGQPLYRQFGFVAVGSASQHQGIVDPSFTAPTPGSGTRLRQGGRQDSAALTALDCQASGLHRPQLIDLLLTQGWVLVLESDAGEPLGFAALRPFGRGHTIGPVVCSNEEDARALVGAFMAQRRGKFVRLDCDSALPFCDWLTRQELSEVDAPVMMVCGKPWQVKTGSPRTFGLMSQAMG; encoded by the coding sequence ATGACCCTGAATATACGCGCTATGGCCCCTGAGGATACGCCATACGGACTGGCGCTAAGCCAGCAGGTGGGCTGGCCGCATCGTCTGGAAGACTGGCAGCAGTCACTGGCGCTCGGTCGGGGGCTGGTGGCGGAAGAGGACGGACGCATTGTGGGTACCACCCTGTACTGGCTGTGGGGCGATCGTAGCGCCACCGTGGGGCTGGTGATTGTCGATCCTGGCTGCCAGGGGCGCGGTATCGGGCGTGAACTGCTGCGCCAGACGCTGGACAAGCTGGAAGGCTACAACGTGCGCCTGCACGCCACAGCGGCGGGGCAACCGCTGTACAGACAGTTCGGGTTTGTGGCGGTGGGCTCCGCCTCGCAGCATCAGGGAATAGTGGATCCCTCGTTTACGGCGCCGACGCCAGGTTCCGGTACTCGCCTGCGCCAGGGGGGCAGGCAGGATAGCGCGGCGTTGACGGCGCTGGACTGTCAGGCCAGCGGTCTGCACCGCCCACAGCTTATCGACCTGCTGCTGACTCAGGGGTGGGTTCTGGTACTGGAAAGCGATGCCGGAGAGCCCCTGGGTTTTGCCGCGCTAAGGCCTTTTGGTCGGGGGCACACCATCGGGCCGGTGGTCTGTTCGAATGAAGAGGATGCCCGGGCGCTGGTCGGCGCTTTTATGGCGCAGCGGCGCGGTAAGTTCGTGCGTCTGGATTGCGATAGCGCGTTGCCGTTTTGCGACTGGCTGACCCGCCAGGAGCTGAGCGAAGTCGATGCCCCGGTCATGATGGTGTGCGGCAAGCCGTGGCAGGTTAAGACCGGGTCGCCGCGCACCTTTGGCCTGATGAGTCAGGCGATGGGCTGA
- a CDS encoding LysR family transcriptional regulator, translating to MFNDFNQLRCFITLAEELHFGRAAARLYMTQPPLSRQIRLLEESLGVRLFERNSRMVRLTEAGAAFLLAARQMLTMAELSVDTARRIHKGSAGRVALGFTAVSGYWLIPELLGRVQRALPDIDITLKEMVTSDQIAALNAGTIALAMMRPAIAEQEGLIHRRYHREPMVLALPVGHPLAERAQIGPEDLRHQPMIAYAPDEGRYFYEMTLELLAETLPPPRFVQYIGQTHSIMALVNAGMGIALVPASVRYLGFSNVVCKTIWPTLRRAETWLAWRNAPATAAEAALRNFILDSLPGADAA from the coding sequence ATGTTTAATGACTTTAATCAGCTACGCTGCTTTATTACCCTTGCCGAAGAGCTGCATTTCGGTCGCGCCGCCGCCCGTCTGTACATGACGCAGCCGCCATTAAGCCGCCAGATTCGGCTACTGGAAGAGTCGCTCGGGGTACGTCTGTTTGAACGCAATAGCCGGATGGTACGTTTAACCGAGGCCGGAGCGGCCTTTTTACTGGCGGCGCGTCAGATGCTGACCATGGCGGAACTTTCGGTCGATACCGCCCGGCGTATTCATAAAGGCAGCGCCGGACGGGTGGCGCTGGGATTCACCGCCGTTTCAGGTTACTGGCTGATTCCGGAGCTGCTCGGCCGGGTACAGCGCGCGCTGCCGGATATAGACATCACCCTGAAAGAGATGGTGACCTCGGATCAGATTGCCGCCCTGAATGCCGGTACTATCGCCCTTGCGATGATGCGTCCGGCCATTGCCGAACAGGAGGGACTGATTCATCGCCGCTATCACCGCGAGCCGATGGTGCTGGCGCTACCGGTCGGTCACCCGTTAGCGGAACGCGCGCAGATTGGTCCGGAGGATCTGCGCCATCAACCGATGATCGCCTATGCCCCCGACGAAGGACGCTACTTCTATGAGATGACGCTGGAACTACTGGCGGAAACCCTGCCCCCTCCACGTTTTGTTCAGTACATCGGCCAGACTCACAGCATTATGGCGCTGGTCAACGCCGGGATGGGCATTGCACTGGTACCGGCTTCGGTACGCTATCTCGGCTTTAGCAACGTGGTGTGCAAAACCATCTGGCCCACCCTGCGACGGGCGGAAACCTGGCTTGCCTGGCGTAATGCGCCGGCCACTGCCGCAGAGGCCGCACTGCGCAATTTTATTCTGGATTCGCTTCCTGGCGCAGACGCCGCCTGA
- a CDS encoding carboxypeptidase M32 — protein MQPTNYQQLTRTFTRLARFGHLSAIAGWDMYTMMPPGGSQARSEALAELSVLQHQILTDQQVGDWLEEAEQEPLDCLQRANLREMRRHYQQAAILPAELVEAKSLAGSRCEHAWRSQRPANDWQGFAPNLQEVVRLSREEAAIRADTLGCSRYDALLDIYEPEMTSARLDTLFADLQSWLPQLLQQALEKQAQHPPVAPQGPFPVEQQRALGLEVMTLLGFDFEGGRLDVSAHPFCGGVPEDVRITTRYSEDDLFSALLGVIHETGHARYEQGLPREWSGQPVQLARSTAIHESQSLFFEMQLARSTPFLKQLRPRVLNHVADRPAFNEANFIAWNQRVKPGLIRIDADEVSYPAHIILRYQIERALIDGNIEVADIPELWDQKMQSWLGLSTRDNYRDGCMQDIHWTDGGFGYFPTYTLGAMYAAQLFQAARKALPTLESDIAEGSLNALFDWLRQNIWQHGSRFTTGQLIRNASGEDLNPAHFRHHLETRYL, from the coding sequence ATGCAACCAACAAACTATCAGCAGCTTACCCGTACTTTTACCCGCCTTGCCCGCTTTGGTCACCTGTCGGCCATCGCCGGTTGGGATATGTACACTATGATGCCGCCCGGCGGCAGTCAGGCGCGTAGTGAAGCACTGGCGGAACTGAGCGTTCTGCAACATCAGATTCTGACCGACCAGCAGGTCGGCGACTGGCTGGAAGAAGCGGAACAGGAGCCTCTGGACTGCCTGCAACGCGCCAACCTGCGGGAGATGCGTCGCCACTATCAGCAGGCTGCGATTCTGCCTGCCGAGCTGGTCGAAGCCAAATCCCTGGCCGGTAGCCGCTGCGAACACGCCTGGCGCAGCCAGCGTCCGGCCAACGACTGGCAGGGATTCGCCCCCAATTTGCAGGAAGTGGTGCGCCTGAGTCGCGAAGAGGCCGCCATCCGGGCCGATACCCTAGGCTGCTCGCGCTATGACGCGCTGCTGGATATCTACGAGCCGGAAATGACCAGCGCCCGCCTCGATACCCTGTTCGCCGATCTGCAAAGCTGGCTGCCGCAGCTGTTACAACAGGCACTGGAAAAGCAGGCGCAGCATCCCCCGGTGGCGCCCCAGGGACCGTTTCCGGTAGAGCAGCAGCGAGCGCTGGGGTTGGAGGTGATGACCCTGCTGGGCTTTGATTTTGAGGGGGGACGGCTGGACGTCAGCGCCCACCCATTCTGCGGCGGCGTGCCTGAAGATGTTCGTATCACCACCCGCTACAGCGAAGACGATCTGTTCAGCGCCCTGCTGGGGGTAATTCACGAAACCGGCCACGCCCGCTACGAGCAGGGGCTGCCGCGGGAATGGTCCGGTCAGCCGGTTCAACTGGCGCGCTCCACCGCGATCCACGAATCCCAGAGCCTGTTCTTTGAAATGCAGCTCGCCCGCAGTACCCCCTTCCTGAAACAGCTGCGCCCGCGGGTGCTTAATCACGTTGCCGATCGGCCCGCTTTTAATGAAGCCAACTTTATCGCCTGGAACCAACGAGTCAAACCAGGACTGATTCGCATCGACGCCGATGAGGTCAGCTACCCGGCCCATATTATTCTGCGCTACCAGATAGAACGGGCGCTGATCGACGGCAACATCGAAGTCGCCGATATCCCCGAACTCTGGGATCAGAAGATGCAGTCCTGGCTTGGCCTTTCTACCCGCGATAACTACCGTGACGGCTGCATGCAGGATATCCACTGGACCGACGGCGGCTTCGGCTACTTCCCGACCTATACGCTGGGCGCGATGTACGCCGCTCAGCTGTTTCAGGCGGCCCGTAAAGCGCTGCCGACGCTGGAGAGCGATATCGCCGAAGGTTCCCTCAACGCGCTGTTCGACTGGCTGCGTCAGAACATCTGGCAGCACGGCAGCCGTTTCACCACCGGGCAGTTGATTCGCAATGCCAGTGGTGAAGATCTCAACCCCGCCCACTTTCGTCATCATCTGGAAACTCGCTATCTGTAA